One genomic window of Nicotiana sylvestris chromosome 10, ASM39365v2, whole genome shotgun sequence includes the following:
- the LOC138879968 gene encoding uncharacterized protein: MVKNVDSDAQLASHNTSIRNLEVQLGQISQALNTRPKGALPSDTVVNPKDNVEETQEEVNPSRKHIVGIPESVVPKAKAPIPRPPPPYPQRLANQNGKNQFKKFIDMMKSLSINMPLVEALEQMSGYAKFMKDLVTKKRSMNCLTIKMTHQVSAIVHSMSPKLENPRVFTIPCTIGSLDFAKALCDLGRVST, encoded by the exons ATGGTGAAGAATGTCGACTCAGATGCTCAACTAGCCTCTCACAACACTTCAATTCGCAATTTGGAAGTTCAATTGGGCCAAATCTCGCAAGCTTTGAACACTCGTCCTAAGGGagcactaccaagtgatacggtggtgaacccgAAAG ACAATGTGGAGGAGACTCAAGAagaagtgaacccgtctaggaaGCACATTGTGGGCATACCGGAGTCGGtagtgccaaaggctaaggcaccaataCCAAGGCCTCCTCCcccatatcctcaaaggcttgccaaTCAAAATGGCAagaaccaattcaaaaagttcattgacatgatgaagagtttaTCTATTAACATGCCATTGGTTGAGGCCTTGGAACAAATGTCGGGATATGCAAAGtttatgaaggacttggtgacaaagaagaggtcgatgaatTGTCTGACTATAAAAATGACACATCAAGTTagtgcaattgtgcactcaaTGTCTCCTAAATTGGAAAATCCGCGCGTTTTCACAATCCCATGTACAATTGGAAGTCTCGACTTTGCCAAAGCTTTATGTGATCTTGGgcgagtatcaacttga
- the LOC104237332 gene encoding glyceraldehyde-3-phosphate dehydrogenase, cytosolic translates to MGKVKIGINGFGRIGRLVARVALQSDDIELVAVNDPFITTDYMTYMFKYDTVHGQWKKHELKVKDEKTLLFGDKPVKVFGARNPEEIPWGEAGAEYVVESTGVFTDKDKAAAHLKGGAKRVVISAPSKDAPMFVMGVNEKEYKGDVNIVSNASCTTNCLAPLAKVINDKFGIVEGLMTTVHSITATQKTVDGPSMKDWRGGRAAAHNIIPSSTGAAKAVGKVLPALNGKLTGMSFRVPTVDVSVVDLTARLEKAATYDEIKAAIKAESEGKMKGILGYTEDDVVSSDFVGDCRSSIFDAKAGIALNGNFVKVVSWYDNEWGYSNRVIDLIRHMATVA, encoded by the exons ATGGGCAAAGTCAAGATCGGAATCAATG GTTTTGGAAGAATTGGCAGGTTGGTTGCTAGGGTGGCACTACAGAGTGATGACATTGAACTCGTCGCTGTCAATGACCCCTTCATCACCACTGACTACATG ACCTACATGTTCAAATATGACACTGTTCATGGCCAATGGAAGAAACACGAGCTTAAAGTTAAGGATGAAAagactcttctctttggcgataaGCCCGTCAAAGTATTTGGTGCTAG GAACCCCGAAGAAATTCCATGGGGTGAGGCTGGAGCAGAGTATGTTGTAGAATCCACTGGAGTTTTCACTGATAAAGACAAAGCCGCAGCCCACTTGAAG GGAGGTGCAAAGAGGGTTGTCATTTCAGCACCTAGCAAGGATGCGCCCATGTTCGTTATGGGTGTCAATGAGAAGGAATACAAAGGAGATGTTAACATTGTCTCTAATGCTAGTTGCACTACCAACTGTCTTGCTCCATTGGCTAAGGTTATTAATGACAAATTTGGTATTGTCGAGGGACTTATGACCACAGTCCACTCTATTACTG CAACTCAAAAGACAGTCGATGGTCCTTCGATGAAGGACTGGAGAGGTGGACGAGCTGCTGCTCATAACATCATCCCTAGCAGTACAGGAGCTGCCAAG GCTGTGGGCAAAGTTCTGCCTGCACTGAATGGAAAGTTGACTGGAATGTCTTTTCGTGTTCCAACTGTTGATGTTTCAGTGGTTGATCTTACAGCGAGGCTTGAGAAAGCAGCCACCTATGATGAAATCAAAGCAGCTATCAA GGCTGAGTCTGAGGGTAAAATGAAGGGAATTCTTGGCTACACTGAAGATGATGTTGTCTCATCTGATTTTGTGGGTGATTGCAG GTCAAGCATCTTTGATGCCAAGGCTGGTATTGCTCTCAACGGAAACTTTGTTAAGGTTGTCTCGTGGTATGACAACGAATGGGGCTACAG TAACCGTGTTATCGACTTGATTCGTCACATGGCGACTGTTGCATAA